A segment of the Sphingopyxis sp. OAS728 genome:
CCTGTGGTCCGGCACTTTGCGCGGAGCCAATATGACAGCGGCCCCGGAAATCCGGGGCCGCCAGAAATTCTTATTTGCGGAGACCCAGCTTCGCGATCAGCGCCGAATAGCGGGCCTCGTCCTTCTTCTTGAGATAGTCGAGGAGGCTACGGCGCTTGTTGACCATCATCAGAAGGCCGCGGCGGCTGTGGTTGTCCTTGTGGTTCGCCTTGAAGTGATCGGTCAGGTTGTTGATACGATCGGTCAGGATCGCGACCTGGACTTCCGGCGAACCGGTATCACCCGATGCCCGTGCATTGTCCTTGATGACTTCGGCTTTGCGCTCGGCGGTAATCGACATATTTCTTTTCCTCGAACATCCTTGTTTACAGATTGAAGCCCCGGACCACCTTCAGCGTTCCCGCCAAAGCCTCGATCAGGGCAACGGGACGCATTTCGCTGTCCCTTCCCCAATAGAGCCCGTCATCCGTGCTACCCCCGGTCCAGACACGACCCTGACGGATCGCCCCTGCCGCTTCCGGAGAAAGGTTCAGAGCCGGGATGTCGACCAGCCCTGCCTCGAGCGGCAGAAATACTTCTGATTGCGCGGCCCCTTGGCCGAATGCGTTCAATTTGTCCAGCGAAATCGCCTGTTCCAGATCGAACGGCCCCGCCTTGGTGCGGCGGAGCATGGTGACGTGGCCGACGGTGCCGACGGCGTGCGCGATGTCGCGGGCGAGACTGCGGATATAGGTGCCCTTCGAGACGTGCGCGCTGAGGGTGATTTCTTCCAATTCCTCCCCGGCACGGGGAGGGGGACCATCCGCAGGATGGTGGAGGGGGGTGTAGGCCTCAGCCAACGCTTGAGGCCGCGCACCCCCTCCGTCAGCGCTACGCGCTGCCACCTCCCCATAAGTGGGGAGGATTTGAAGAGAGTGGACCG
Coding sequences within it:
- the rpsO gene encoding 30S ribosomal protein S15, which encodes MSITAERKAEVIKDNARASGDTGSPEVQVAILTDRINNLTDHFKANHKDNHSRRGLLMMVNKRRSLLDYLKKKDEARYSALIAKLGLRK
- the truB gene encoding tRNA pseudouridine(55) synthase TruB; its protein translation is MNGWIILDKPLGLGSTQAVGAVKRVCREAGLGKVKVGHGGTLDPLATGVLPIALGEATKLCGRMLDASKIYDFTVKFGTQTDVLDAEGEVVATSDIRPTLAEIEAVLPRFTGPIEQVPPAFSAIRVDGQRAYDLARKGEAVEMKARSVTVHSLQILPTYGEVAARSADGGGARPQALAEAYTPLHHPADGPPPRAGEELEEITLSAHVSKGTYIRSLARDIAHAVGTVGHVTMLRRTKAGPFDLEQAISLDKLNAFGQGAAQSEVFLPLEAGLVDIPALNLSPEAAGAIRQGRVWTGGSTDDGLYWGRDSEMRPVALIEALAGTLKVVRGFNL